A genomic window from Companilactobacillus alimentarius DSM 20249 includes:
- a CDS encoding PhnE/PtxC family ABC transporter permease has protein sequence MIESEERIVKKPQIPNSPNIKLHTNNLSRTMIILVFTSLLLITGYTLTHLDTANVQIGSAFKELSTTLHQMFLQPNTGTDGFIELLQGLGMSLLISVMTTIIGAIFGFFFAVLASKNLTNIYLGTGIRVFMAIVRAIPTIIWALIFSIVCGLGSTAAILGLSFHSVAYLTKAYSESIEGIDDSTIESLKVTGARFWVIVFQAIWPTIMASFVSWTFIRLEINFANAIAVGAAAGAGGIGYQLFVASGMSFDFHEVGFIVYLIIAVTFLLEFIAVKIRHLYLSR, from the coding sequence ATGATAGAGAGTGAAGAGAGAATCGTAAAAAAGCCACAGATACCAAATTCGCCAAATATTAAGTTACACACTAATAATTTGTCTAGAACGATGATTATTTTAGTTTTTACATCGCTATTACTGATTACTGGATATACATTGACTCATTTGGATACAGCCAATGTTCAAATAGGTTCAGCATTTAAAGAATTGTCAACTACCTTGCATCAAATGTTTTTGCAGCCCAATACTGGAACTGATGGCTTTATAGAATTGTTGCAAGGATTGGGAATGAGTTTACTTATCTCAGTAATGACAACTATTATTGGCGCCATATTCGGATTCTTTTTTGCAGTTTTAGCTTCAAAGAATTTGACCAATATTTATCTTGGAACTGGAATAAGAGTTTTCATGGCGATTGTTAGGGCGATACCAACGATTATCTGGGCACTGATTTTTTCAATTGTTTGTGGATTAGGTTCGACCGCAGCTATTTTAGGTTTGAGTTTTCATAGTGTGGCTTACTTAACTAAGGCATATTCTGAAAGTATAGAAGGAATTGATGATTCCACAATTGAATCTTTAAAAGTTACTGGTGCTAGATTCTGGGTTATCGTTTTTCAAGCAATTTGGCCAACGATTATGGCTTCGTTTGTATCATGGACATTTATTCGTTTAGAAATAAATTTTGCTAATGCTATTGCTGTTGGAGCAGCAGCCGGGGCAGGTGGAATTGGTTATCAATTGTTTGTTGCGAGTGGAATGAGTTTTGATTTCCATGAGGTTGGTTTTATTGTTTATCTGATTATTGCGGTTACATTTTTACTTGAGTTTATTGCGGTTAAAATTAGACATTTGTATCTAAGCCGTTAA
- a CDS encoding aldo/keto reductase, with translation MATNIPYIELANGVTIPQVGLGVFRMDDKEVANSVKWALESGYRHIDTASFYDNEEAVGKAIKDFGIDRKYLFITTKIWNNIRRYDETIEQFNRSLQKLNTDYLDLYLIHWPAAGFEENWRAMEDLYKQGKIKAIGVSNFKAHHIEQLMKSATIAPMVDQIETHPYLQENDLHKYLKEHHIVHESWSPLGGGVNKVIDDPVIKEIAQNHQKSPAQIILRWHIQRGEVIIPKSTHEKRIQENIQLFNYHFHLSSEEMNQIAQLDSNKRVGADPDDEKFLKDSTTYATQND, from the coding sequence ATGGCTACAAATATTCCTTACATTGAATTAGCAAATGGTGTAACAATTCCCCAAGTGGGATTAGGTGTTTTTAGAATGGATGATAAAGAGGTTGCTAACAGTGTCAAATGGGCACTAGAAAGTGGTTATAGACACATTGATACGGCTAGTTTTTACGATAATGAAGAAGCTGTCGGCAAAGCTATCAAAGACTTTGGAATTGACCGTAAATATTTGTTCATTACTACTAAGATTTGGAACAATATCCGTAGGTATGACGAAACAATCGAACAGTTCAACAGATCTTTACAAAAGTTAAACACAGATTATTTGGATCTTTATTTAATCCATTGGCCAGCTGCCGGCTTCGAAGAAAATTGGCGTGCTATGGAAGATCTTTATAAACAAGGAAAAATCAAAGCTATTGGGGTTTCAAATTTCAAGGCTCATCATATTGAACAATTGATGAAGTCAGCTACAATTGCTCCCATGGTTGATCAAATCGAAACTCATCCTTACTTACAAGAAAACGATTTGCATAAATATTTGAAAGAACATCATATTGTTCACGAGTCATGGAGTCCCCTTGGTGGCGGGGTCAATAAGGTTATTGATGATCCCGTAATTAAAGAAATTGCTCAAAATCACCAGAAATCTCCTGCACAAATTATTTTGCGTTGGCACATTCAACGTGGTGAAGTCATTATTCCTAAATCAACTCATGAAAAACGTATTCAAGAAAACATACAACTCTTTAATTATCATTTTCATCTATCTTCTGAAGAAATGAATCAAATTGCTCAACTTGATAGTAATAAACGTGTTGGTGCTGATCCTGACGATGAAAAATTTCTAAAAGACTCAACTACTTATGCCACACAAAATGATTAG
- a CDS encoding ABC transporter permease subunit, protein MQSSAKFLQRKGWRQTVIIGIIGGIYLLGSWLLNFDSLSGLIAIPKAFNWLGVNFQPTSESISYLPKIWQKLFQTVLLAISSTVVAAIISIFIALVGSKVTGINGSVQLVVRGVASFFRNIPLVAWSMILLFSFKQSDFTGFLALLLMSIGFLIRAFMEIIEDEASETMLALKATGAGYFPVIFQAVLPQILPSVLSWILYMIENNVRDATLVGILTGTGIGFLFDLYFKSFRFDAAGMTILAIIVVVIILELISNQIRKVIL, encoded by the coding sequence ATGCAATCTTCTGCAAAATTTTTACAACGCAAAGGTTGGCGTCAGACCGTAATAATAGGGATTATTGGCGGTATTTATTTATTAGGTAGCTGGCTTTTAAACTTTGATAGTTTAAGTGGGTTGATTGCAATTCCAAAAGCCTTTAATTGGTTAGGAGTAAACTTTCAGCCGACATCTGAGTCGATTAGTTATCTACCAAAAATCTGGCAAAAGTTATTTCAAACGGTTTTATTGGCTATTTCATCGACAGTCGTTGCTGCCATTATTTCCATCTTTATTGCTTTAGTCGGTTCTAAGGTTACGGGAATAAATGGTTCCGTTCAATTAGTTGTACGTGGGGTGGCATCGTTTTTTAGAAATATTCCATTAGTAGCTTGGTCAATGATTCTATTATTTTCATTTAAACAAAGTGACTTCACTGGCTTTTTAGCTCTTTTGTTAATGTCGATTGGTTTTCTGATCCGTGCTTTTATGGAGATTATTGAAGATGAAGCCAGTGAGACAATGTTGGCTTTAAAAGCAACTGGGGCTGGGTACTTTCCGGTAATTTTTCAAGCCGTATTACCTCAGATTTTACCAAGTGTTCTAAGTTGGATTCTTTACATGATTGAAAATAATGTTCGAGATGCGACTTTGGTAGGTATTTTGACCGGTACGGGAATTGGTTTCTTATTTGATCTATATTTCAAGAGTTTTAGGTTTGATGCCGCTGGGATGACCATTTTAGCAATTATAGTTGTAGTGATTATCTTAGAGTTGATTTCAAATCAAATCAGAAAGGTGATTTTATGA
- a CDS encoding phosphate/phosphite/phosphonate ABC transporter substrate-binding protein: MSNFCVALYFLGVFLLLTGVLAGCSSKSSASPKAGSNSNKEITMVFYPNESAKNFSASRKALKEELHKATGKKINIQTTTDYNIAIEAIASGKAQLAFMGADGYIQAHAKNKKIEPLLLQSGPDGTKKGASYRSYLMVQKDNADKYKKDGKYNIDNIKGRKISFVSASSTSGFAVPTDEIQKHFKLENKDQLSEGGKFFDKVLYGSTHPGSAINLLKGDADVAAFDDGDLTPFLKVTSGSYDKVGSTFTVRNDADAPFAEFKGKELVNLSVLPVQNGPFVVNSKALSKDDIDAIAKHFTSKEITNNKDLFSDGKGKTPTLWQKKTDKTTLLRVDDDWYKPTHELVGK, translated from the coding sequence TTGTCTAACTTTTGTGTTGCACTTTATTTTCTAGGGGTATTTCTATTATTAACCGGTGTATTAGCTGGTTGTTCTTCAAAGAGTTCAGCATCACCAAAAGCTGGAAGTAATAGCAACAAAGAGATTACTATGGTTTTCTATCCAAATGAATCAGCCAAGAATTTCAGCGCTTCACGTAAGGCGCTAAAAGAAGAATTACATAAGGCAACTGGTAAGAAAATCAATATTCAAACTACTACAGATTACAACATCGCAATTGAAGCAATTGCTTCTGGTAAGGCTCAATTGGCATTTATGGGTGCTGATGGTTATATTCAGGCACATGCTAAAAATAAAAAAATCGAGCCATTACTTCTTCAATCAGGACCAGATGGTACTAAAAAAGGCGCAAGCTACCGTTCATATTTAATGGTTCAAAAGGATAATGCCGACAAGTATAAAAAAGATGGCAAGTACAATATTGATAATATCAAGGGTAGGAAAATCTCATTTGTTTCAGCTAGTTCTACTTCAGGATTTGCCGTACCAACTGATGAAATTCAAAAACATTTTAAATTAGAAAATAAAGATCAATTATCAGAAGGTGGAAAATTTTTTGATAAAGTTCTTTACGGTAGTACTCATCCAGGCTCAGCTATCAATTTACTAAAGGGTGATGCTGATGTTGCTGCATTTGACGACGGAGATTTAACACCATTCTTGAAAGTAACTTCAGGTAGCTACGACAAGGTAGGCTCAACTTTCACTGTTAGAAATGACGCCGATGCACCATTTGCAGAATTCAAGGGAAAAGAATTAGTTAACTTGTCAGTTCTTCCAGTTCAAAATGGACCATTTGTTGTTAACTCAAAGGCATTAAGTAAAGATGATATTGATGCAATTGCAAAGCATTTCACATCAAAAGAAATTACTAATAATAAAGATCTATTCTCAGATGGAAAAGGTAAAACACCAACTTTATGGCAAAAGAAGACCGATAAGACAACACTTCTAAGGGTTGATGATGATTGGTACAAACCTACTCATGAGTTAGTTGGTAAATAA
- a CDS encoding ABC transporter ATP-binding protein, translated as MSKILKINNLIYRKNGKTILNHINLNLDNGKIVGLLGENGSGKTTLMRLIAGLNASNGKMIAVNGATAQTEIKRQVSFSDGLLGFNRSERIKDVVNFYINAYLDFDFVKYSKISKYLGLDESKRLSSLSTGTKGKLVIALALSRKTKLYLLDEPLSGIDSMSRKKIISSIIQWKENDSTIIISDHYVTEIASLLDEIVIIKDQTIYETDTVENIQEKYHLGVEEYYEKVYEGGITR; from the coding sequence ATGAGTAAAATTTTAAAAATCAATAATTTAATTTATAGAAAAAATGGTAAAACAATTCTAAATCATATTAATTTAAATTTAGATAATGGAAAAATAGTTGGGCTGCTGGGGGAAAATGGTTCCGGTAAAACCACTCTAATGCGCTTGATTGCAGGTCTCAATGCTAGTAATGGCAAAATGATTGCTGTTAATGGAGCAACCGCTCAAACAGAAATCAAGCGACAAGTCAGTTTCAGCGATGGTTTATTAGGATTCAATCGAAGTGAACGAATTAAAGATGTTGTTAATTTTTATATAAATGCTTATCTGGATTTTGATTTTGTTAAATATAGTAAAATTTCTAAATACTTAGGCTTAGATGAATCGAAGCGTTTGTCGAGTTTATCCACTGGGACTAAAGGAAAATTAGTCATTGCATTAGCACTATCGCGGAAAACTAAGTTATATCTGCTAGATGAACCATTAAGTGGAATTGATAGCATGTCTCGAAAGAAGATAATCAGCAGTATTATCCAGTGGAAAGAAAATGATTCGACAATCATTATTAGTGATCACTATGTGACTGAGATTGCTAGTTTACTAGATGAAATTGTAATCATCAAAGATCAAACAATTTATGAAACTGACACAGTTGAAAATATTCAAGAAAAGTATCATTTAGGCGTTGAAGAATATTATGAAAAAGTTTATGAGGGAGGAATTACACGATGA
- a CDS encoding helix-turn-helix domain-containing protein, producing the protein MVKYSSKLKAEVVGEYLQGGTSMQSLSEKHNLPKRQVSFWIQKYRLSGVDSLKRKKTKRSFSAEFKIDVINYYQTHDETLAEVSARFDVNKCQISSWRTAFNKHGIEALKSHPKGRKSKVKNDKKKLRHLINKNELDQLREELAKKNQELYDTKLENDILKKSMTLFGTSKDAKKHK; encoded by the coding sequence ATGGTTAAATACAGTTCAAAATTAAAGGCAGAAGTTGTTGGTGAATACCTCCAAGGTGGAACCAGCATGCAAAGTCTCTCAGAGAAACATAATTTACCTAAACGGCAAGTCAGTTTCTGGATTCAAAAATATCGCTTAAGCGGCGTAGACTCGCTTAAGCGAAAAAAAACTAAACGAAGCTTTTCAGCTGAATTTAAAATTGATGTGATAAACTACTATCAAACTCATGATGAAACTTTAGCTGAAGTATCCGCCAGATTTGATGTTAACAAGTGTCAGATTAGTTCCTGGAGAACGGCATTCAATAAACATGGCATAGAAGCCTTGAAGTCTCATCCGAAAGGCAGAAAATCCAAAGTGAAAAATGATAAAAAGAAATTACGTCATTTAATAAACAAGAATGAATTAGATCAACTTCGCGAGGAACTCGCAAAGAAGAATCAAGAATTATATGACACAAAGTTGGAGAATGATATTTTAAAAAAATCAATGACCCTGTTCGGAACTTCAAAGGACGCAAAAAAACACAAATAG
- a CDS encoding GntR family transcriptional regulator — MEYIDNIPIYLQIKEILYHKIITHEYELGSQLPSVRQLAVLFSANSNTVQKSLKEMTEEKIIITQRGKGNFVTTDGDVIDRLRSQIVKNTLDETYDKLHALKMNDNEIIASFINYVKERTNYHE, encoded by the coding sequence ATGGAGTATATCGACAATATCCCGATTTATCTTCAAATCAAAGAAATTTTGTATCATAAAATAATAACCCATGAATATGAATTAGGGTCACAATTGCCTTCGGTACGACAATTGGCAGTGTTATTTTCGGCTAATTCTAATACCGTTCAAAAGTCTTTAAAGGAAATGACTGAAGAAAAGATTATCATAACTCAACGTGGCAAGGGGAACTTTGTTACGACTGATGGGGATGTCATTGATAGATTAAGGAGTCAAATTGTGAAAAATACTTTAGACGAAACATATGATAAGTTGCATGCGTTAAAAATGAATGATAATGAAATAATTGCCAGCTTTATTAATTATGTTAAGGAAAGGACCAATTATCATGAGTAA
- a CDS encoding cation:proton antiporter: MNFIGPLCLILITTTIAGHFANRIGIPAVIGELLVGIVLGPAMLDWIKLDNLVTAFSDIGVVILMFLGGLESDLKLLRKYLKPAIIVAVSGVILPVVVMGGVTYLFGFSFLEALFIGVVFSATSVSISVAVLKQYQALSTREGATILGAAVADDIIGVLLLSLMISLLASQGIHAGSSQPGILFILLEQLAFFCGTFLLVKWIAPYLMRLGERLIVPSSVTIMSMIICLSMAWLANLVGLSGAIGAFFAGIAVANTPYKHILADHVEPLGNSIFIPVFFVSVGLNMTLDHFLRNLVLVVVLVVLAALTKWIGCGLGAKLSGFDSLSSSVIGTGMIARGEMGLITAQIGHQAGLLNNTDYSAMILVIILVTLISPLLLKQTLKKSLAINK, translated from the coding sequence ATGAATTTTATCGGACCACTATGTCTTATTTTGATCACGACCACGATAGCGGGCCATTTTGCTAATCGAATAGGAATTCCTGCCGTTATTGGTGAATTATTAGTAGGAATCGTTTTAGGACCGGCAATGCTTGATTGGATTAAGTTGGATAATTTAGTCACAGCATTTTCTGACATTGGTGTAGTTATTTTAATGTTTTTAGGTGGATTGGAAAGTGACTTGAAATTATTACGTAAGTATTTAAAGCCAGCAATCATCGTGGCAGTTTCAGGAGTTATTTTGCCGGTAGTTGTCATGGGTGGAGTGACATATTTATTCGGTTTTTCATTTTTAGAAGCTTTATTTATCGGAGTAGTTTTTTCAGCTACATCAGTTTCTATCTCGGTGGCAGTTTTAAAACAATATCAGGCCTTATCAACTCGAGAGGGAGCAACAATTTTAGGAGCGGCAGTGGCAGACGATATTATTGGGGTACTTTTGCTATCTTTGATGATCAGTTTACTTGCTAGTCAAGGAATTCACGCAGGTTCAAGTCAACCGGGAATTTTATTTATTCTGTTAGAACAATTAGCTTTTTTCTGTGGAACCTTTTTGTTAGTAAAATGGATTGCGCCTTATTTAATGCGTTTGGGTGAACGTCTGATCGTTCCTTCAAGCGTGACGATTATGTCGATGATTATATGTTTGAGCATGGCTTGGTTGGCTAATTTAGTTGGATTAAGTGGAGCTATTGGAGCATTTTTCGCTGGAATAGCCGTTGCTAATACACCTTATAAACATATTTTAGCGGATCATGTAGAACCATTAGGAAATTCGATTTTTATTCCGGTTTTCTTCGTTAGCGTAGGTTTAAATATGACCTTGGATCATTTTTTGAGAAATCTAGTTTTAGTAGTCGTTTTGGTAGTGTTAGCTGCTTTAACTAAGTGGATTGGTTGTGGTTTAGGTGCAAAACTGAGTGGATTTGATTCTCTAAGTAGTTCGGTAATTGGAACAGGTATGATTGCTAGAGGCGAGATGGGCCTCATAACAGCTCAGATTGGACATCAAGCAGGTCTTTTGAATAATACCGATTATTCGGCCATGATTTTAGTAATCATTTTGGTAACCTTAATTTCACCATTATTATTGAAACAGACGTTAAAGAAATCTTTAGCGATCAATAAATAG
- a CDS encoding IS3 family transposase, translating into MRVEQESLPKAERYKIGDILKAIGLKKATYHDERKRIKNHVDKYKDIKTEILKITESGKCRGRLTYGYRRVQEGLIKLDIHIADAVARRLMNELNVQVNLYNRHKNGKYSSYKGTVGKVAHNILHQQFNETEPFKVLHTDVTQVRLRDNEWAYVSAITDEASKEVLAFQVSNSPNSKLIMDTLNELTTVIPKGSNPVIHSDQGWHYQLNYYTDRLSEDGFIQSMSRKGNCLDNAPIESFFHLFKTECLNGFPPCKDMKEFRKLSKEYVDWFNNRRISRKTKGMTPREYREHALSA; encoded by the coding sequence ATCAGGGTAGAACAAGAGTCTCTTCCAAAAGCAGAACGGTATAAGATAGGCGATATTCTTAAGGCCATTGGACTTAAAAAGGCCACTTACCATGATGAGCGTAAACGTATCAAAAATCATGTAGATAAGTACAAAGATATAAAAACTGAAATATTAAAAATTACTGAAAGTGGAAAATGTCGTGGACGCCTAACCTACGGTTATCGTCGCGTACAAGAAGGATTAATTAAACTAGATATTCACATAGCAGATGCCGTAGCTCGTCGCTTGATGAATGAGTTAAATGTTCAAGTAAATCTTTATAATCGTCATAAAAATGGAAAGTATTCCTCATATAAAGGAACTGTTGGAAAGGTCGCACACAACATTTTACATCAACAGTTTAATGAAACTGAGCCCTTTAAAGTCCTGCATACAGATGTCACACAAGTTCGTTTAAGGGATAACGAATGGGCTTATGTTTCCGCAATTACCGACGAGGCAAGCAAAGAAGTTCTAGCGTTCCAAGTAAGTAATAGTCCCAATAGTAAATTAATTATGGATACATTAAATGAATTAACGACAGTTATACCTAAAGGAAGCAACCCAGTGATACATTCAGATCAAGGCTGGCATTATCAACTAAATTATTATACTGATAGGCTTTCTGAAGATGGATTTATACAGAGCATGTCTCGCAAAGGAAATTGTCTCGACAATGCGCCAATCGAAAGTTTCTTTCATCTATTCAAAACAGAATGTCTCAATGGATTTCCACCTTGTAAAGATATGAAAGAATTTAGGAAACTTTCTAAGGAGTACGTCGATTGGTTTAACAATCGACGCATCTCAAGAAAAACAAAAGGCATGACTCCCCGCGAATACAGGGAACATGCCTTATCAGCTTAA
- the phnC gene encoding phosphonate ABC transporter ATP-binding protein: MLEVKNLDKSYQKDLPALSDISFSVKPGTFVAIIGPSGAGKTTILRSLNQLIKDDSGEILIDGDDIRSANKAQLRKHRRQIGMVFQNYNLVERLTVIENVLHGRLGYKSTLAGVLGRYTKEEKEEAMSLLEKVGLEDFALQRCSELSGGQKQRVGIARSLIQHPKVILCDEPIASLDPASAQTVMQLLKDLTDEYNLICVANLHQINMAKKYADQIIGIRKGHLVFDEAADLLSEDILRTLYDQKITKEFE; this comes from the coding sequence ATGTTAGAAGTTAAGAATTTAGATAAGAGTTATCAAAAAGATCTTCCTGCTTTAAGTGATATATCTTTTAGCGTCAAGCCAGGGACATTTGTTGCAATTATTGGTCCTTCTGGAGCGGGAAAAACGACCATTCTAAGAAGCCTAAATCAGCTGATCAAAGATGACAGTGGTGAGATTTTGATTGATGGCGATGATATTCGTTCAGCCAATAAGGCACAGCTAAGAAAACATCGTCGTCAAATTGGAATGGTTTTCCAGAATTATAACTTAGTAGAACGCTTAACAGTTATTGAAAATGTTTTACATGGTCGTCTAGGATACAAATCTACTTTAGCAGGTGTTCTTGGTCGTTATACCAAAGAAGAAAAAGAAGAAGCTATGTCTTTACTGGAAAAAGTTGGTCTAGAAGATTTTGCTTTGCAACGATGTTCAGAATTAAGTGGTGGACAGAAACAACGTGTGGGAATCGCACGTTCACTCATCCAACATCCTAAAGTGATTTTATGTGATGAGCCGATTGCCTCCCTCGATCCTGCTTCAGCTCAAACAGTTATGCAGTTACTTAAAGACCTGACTGATGAGTACAATTTAATTTGTGTGGCTAATTTACATCAAATTAATATGGCAAAAAAATATGCTGATCAAATTATCGGTATTCGTAAGGGTCATTTGGTCTTTGATGAAGCTGCCGATTTACTATCAGAGGATATTTTGAGGACACTTTATGATCAGAAAATTACAAAGGAGTTTGAATAA
- a CDS encoding flavocytochrome c encodes MAEKFVFKPTKIEQLQDNYDVIIIGSGGAGLTSAIQAYELGLSPVILEKMDKIGGNTTRASSGMNAAETFVQLNHKIVDSFQAFYDETFVGGGKKNNPELLKFFTEHGALAIDWLEKHGIELDDLTITGGMKTMRTHRPSSMAPIGGYLVTELLKLVKKDQIPLFDKIKVDKLLMTDGKISGVITDKEKEIHAGAVILATGGFGAGKDLLEKYRNDLLKLKTTNQPGATGDGIKLAKAIGAKLVDMDQVQVHPTVQQDTSHAFLIGEAVRGEGAILVNKQGVRFVNELDTRKNVTKAIDDLGGTGAYLIFDTGIRKRVKAIEFYDHVGLVESGQNLLELADKVGFDPQTLQMTVDKWNFAVAKKDDLEFHRTTGMDRKIIQGPFFAIHIAPAVHYTMGGVAINPQTQVLNENNQVIKGLFAAGEVVGGLHGNNRIGGNSIAETVVFGRQAGQQVFKYLQ; translated from the coding sequence ATGGCTGAAAAATTTGTTTTTAAACCAACTAAAATTGAACAGTTACAGGATAATTATGATGTGATTATTATAGGTTCCGGCGGAGCTGGCTTGACGAGTGCAATTCAAGCTTATGAATTAGGACTTTCGCCGGTAATTCTTGAAAAAATGGATAAAATCGGTGGCAATACCACACGTGCTTCTTCGGGGATGAACGCAGCTGAAACTTTTGTACAATTGAATCATAAAATTGTGGATAGTTTTCAAGCTTTTTATGACGAAACCTTTGTTGGTGGCGGCAAGAAAAATAATCCAGAGTTATTGAAGTTTTTCACTGAGCATGGTGCATTGGCAATTGATTGGCTAGAAAAGCATGGCATTGAATTGGATGATTTGACGATAACTGGTGGTATGAAAACTATGCGCACGCATCGTCCTAGTTCAATGGCACCAATTGGTGGATATTTAGTTACGGAATTGTTGAAATTGGTTAAAAAAGATCAAATACCGCTTTTTGATAAAATTAAAGTGGATAAGTTGTTGATGACTGATGGAAAAATCTCTGGTGTTATTACAGACAAAGAAAAAGAGATACATGCCGGTGCAGTAATTCTAGCTACTGGTGGTTTTGGTGCGGGTAAAGACTTGTTAGAAAAATATCGCAATGATTTACTTAAATTAAAAACGACTAACCAGCCAGGTGCCACAGGTGATGGGATAAAATTGGCAAAAGCAATTGGAGCTAAGTTGGTCGATATGGATCAAGTACAAGTTCATCCAACTGTTCAACAGGATACGTCACATGCCTTTTTAATTGGCGAGGCCGTACGTGGCGAGGGAGCTATCTTGGTTAATAAACAAGGAGTGCGCTTTGTTAATGAATTGGATACGAGAAAGAATGTTACTAAGGCTATTGACGATTTAGGTGGTACGGGCGCTTACTTGATTTTTGATACCGGAATTAGAAAACGAGTTAAAGCAATTGAATTCTATGATCATGTTGGCTTGGTCGAATCTGGTCAAAATTTGTTAGAATTAGCGGATAAAGTTGGGTTTGATCCACAGACATTACAAATGACGGTGGATAAGTGGAATTTTGCGGTTGCTAAAAAAGATGACCTAGAATTTCATCGGACTACGGGGATGGACAGAAAAATAATTCAAGGTCCATTCTTTGCTATCCATATTGCTCCAGCCGTTCATTACACAATGGGTGGCGTTGCCATTAATCCACAGACGCAAGTTTTGAATGAAAATAATCAAGTTATTAAAGGCCTGTTTGCTGCCGGTGAAGTGGTTGGCGGTTTGCATGGGAACAATCGTATAGGCGGCAATTCAATTGCTGAAACAGTGGTTTTCGGACGCCAAGCAGGTCAACAAGTTTTCAAGTATCTTCAATAA